TTCCGAAAATTGTAGACATTAACttaaaaacattgaaatttaGGAAATGGGCGCTATAcacttgcagaaaattgggaaataattaaaacttattACCAAAGTagtgagtcttcaactcaaactaaACGAAATTTGTACAGCTTTCCACCtcgttgctgttgttattaAGAGTTTGTATGTTAATGTGGTTATGTTAAGGAATTTGCAGAATTGTAGTATTTGGGGCTTGAAATCCctacacgtcgtgcaagagaagccaatgcacccctAACGAATGTTTGGGGAGGATGTTGGTCTGGTGGCATCAGCAGACCATAATAATAATTCTTGTTATTTAGCAAACCTATTGGCCATATCATTCATTTAACTTCcaaaataaaactcaaaaCCTGGCGcttcgttttggaaaatcgttcgaaacatttttcaacggcGCTTTTATTGGCCCAAGATGGTGGAGCCCTACCGAAAagcaacacacatacacacgcacgcacaccacctgCTGGAGGCCCTCCGCCTCCCCCCCTAGCCAAGGGTGGCCCTTAGTCGGGCGATCTGCGCATCGAGCGCCGCCAGGTTGAACTCCGGATCGCGCGGCGGATTGGCGCGGATCTCCTCGAGCGACTTGAGCACGTGGTCCGGTACTGGCGGTTCCACCGGGAGGTGGGCACCCTGTGGCTGGAAGCCGTAGGAGTCGGCATTGTAGGCCACCCGGTACAGGACGCCATCGGGCCCGGTGTACGAGTACTCGCCGGCCGCGTTCGCCCCGTCGTAGCTCGTCTGCTGCGCGGAGATTCCGTTGCTCGTCTCGTACCGGTAGTTGTAGGCGCCGCTCGGGTCGTGGTTGTAGTCCTGCGCGAGGATCACAGCCTGGGATTCCGCTCCACCGCCCAGCAGCGGCGTTACACGCTTCTGTGGGGCACCGCCCACCAAGCCGCACGCGGCCAGCAACGCGGCCACGCTCACAACGATCTGGGAAAACGGGTGGACGGTGCAGTTGAAGAGGGGTGATGCTGGGTGACCGAACCACGAGTTCTTACCAACTTGCTGAACATCTTTACTCTCGGCTTGTGACGGTGACGACAACCCAGCAGCGACTGATACCCGGCTGTGCACTTGTCCAATCTTTTATACACTCCAAGACATTCACCaccgccaacgacgacgac
The nucleotide sequence above comes from Anopheles bellator chromosome 1, idAnoBellAS_SP24_06.2, whole genome shotgun sequence. Encoded proteins:
- the LOC131210507 gene encoding endocuticle structural glycoprotein ABD-4-like, which encodes MFSKLIVVSVAALLAACGLVGGAPQKRVTPLLGGGAESQAVILAQDYNHDPSGAYNYRYETSNGISAQQTSYDGANAAGEYSYTGPDGVLYRVAYNADSYGFQPQGAHLPVEPPVPDHVLKSLEEIRANPPRDPEFNLAALDAQIARLRATLG